The stretch of DNA TCGACGATTCAATCTTTGTGGATGTTATTGTAATATCCTTGAATACCACGGATTTCTCTACGAATTAATAACACTCAATTTGTACCAATTTGTACCTAGATACCACAGTTATATGTTTAGTTTCAGAACTCACTCTCACGGATTTCGGGAAACCAGCTTCCGATTTTTGCTCGGAAACGGCCGCACGATGCTTTGGCAATACACTTAGAAGTTTACACGAAGGATGTTCGGGTTGAGGTTGCGtaactttctgtgtattagagataggaaattgcgatACATAGGGGGGAAGGGGGTCCGAAacccggatttttagcgttacgtaatttgtgcacgacgcctaatacgataatttcagctgtccagtttctataagaccatttcaaaattcataagtattatcaaagAACAATTCAAaatgatcggctgatttacatgtttataattggcaaccttaccATTTCGGCCAATAATCTcgagtctggagagcgagccggtcaGTCCAAAAAAATTGGTTTTGCTTAGTTAccttgctggtatgaacagTGCTATTATTTTGCTGGAAtgaaaaaacggtaggagagaggattccagaacatgtatgtaattctTGAataatgtgaaagctatcttgagctttccggttgtaCAGAATCCCGCCGCCcgaaccatgcacgagcctccaccaaaatttctggttgaaaaatactgtttcttcttccgtaaatcacgccagtacccgttgaaaccatcaggaccattcaaattgaacttttttcgtcagtgaagataacctatacattgtagaacttttcgttatggtatataggaAAATGTATTCTTCTGGAAATATTCTTTGTCAAAACATATCAggccccactgtcggttcatgtgagctttggcaaaactcagacgtcttctgaTGTGTGATGATTTAAGATAAGGAGCTCCAACGTTTTCAGCCCTTTTTATGTGAGGaccttttaccaaaacttgacgaattgtaacccgagaaacattcaaattcaaatattgcttcatttgcataagcgattttgctGTTCTAACTacttcccgcttatcccggtcagagagcttcgatttacgcggagctctctccttcttagcgtatccttgaggattcgatATTTATTTTAGACGATTCTGCAGTTTTCCAGTCCAAGGTTTTTTGGCACTGCCGACGATGTTGGCGCACCATCAGCTAAAGGCCATGATAATCTGCATTTGAGCTTTCTATTATTGGTAACAATGCGATGCTGGAATTTTTTTCTCATGTCGTAAAAGCAAAATTTCCAAATCGTATTTTTCGTATCTGCCTCTAGATAGGCCAACCAAATAGctcaggaataaaaacggggCACGTAGGCAAAAcagaataaacaaaattcattttgttGAAGAACTTTATGAATCATAAAACCCCAAAATAAAGCCAAACAATCAAGCATTTTTAGATTTATCTTTGTTGTTCCCTACAACGAATTTTATTCGTTCATATTTGGAAATTTGTTTCCCCTATTTGCACCAAACGATTTGCAACTAGCACAGATTGTTTGTTCCAACTTTTTATCTCATTatttataattaaaaataattgtccACTAGCCATACAAAATGGTTTTATCAATCTcgattgaggggcttagaatgaaaggggtgtaagtgatttgatcgatttctctacattgaCTCTCtattttggtcatagcttagcctcaaatacattcccagctgtatttgacaatgtggaagataggtcagatcCTCACCTATCagtttctatagcaaacttaaattagaacgtttttgcaattgagttattaactaaagaaaaagttgatggagagaaatcgatccagtcacttacaccccttgcattctaaacccctcaattgtttttttttcttctaaatgCTGCTTTCAATCTCTGTTCGTTCAGGAATGGGCTTCAATATAAACCATTTATACTGTAGTGGTTCTGCTAGGCTGCCTTCCATTTTTCAATGTTCTTCAACACAATATCGTAGAAATTTTCCATAGACTTATTAAGTTTGAACCAACTAGACTATTATGAACACTGATGAAATCAtcagaaataataaaaaattcaatGGCAAATGCATCGTCTTTtcaacaagaaaataaatgtttgatagacCACCAACTGGTATCTCTGGTAAAAAGCAACAATAGTTTGAGCATGGGGTTTCAAATTATCGCGCCAAACGTGTCTCCTTTGGAAGGAAATAGGTGCGCAATCCGTTAAAAATACTCCTCTCGATAAAACGTCCAAGAGAAAGAAATCTTGTCTTACCATGATCAAGTAATTTAGCATACTGTTTACTGTTCAACTCTTCAATCGTTCTAACCGTGTGGATACGAAAATGTTTGTAAACTTTCACAGCGAAGCTTTCAATATCGATTGCCAAACAAACAATTTGATGTCGATGATAGCTGTGTTAAATTTCTGCGAATACAATgagtaaaatttaaattcaaattcatattcgaaaaaaattgcacGGTGCAACAGATTTTTCTCTCTAGCttctttcaatgattttttatttgtgtttgGCTCAAAACTGAAAGTCGCAATGTAGTCATCGCTATTTACTGGATCTGCTCACCATCATTCTGGAGGTCTCTGAAGGTATCTGGAAAGAATGAGGCGAATCGCGCTGAGATGATTTCGGAAAAAGTACTGTTTCTGCAAGAATTCTGCAATTCTTGAACGATTTCGGATCTACTtgtaattcaaaaaaattcaaaataatgtttttattaGGGTGAAAAAGGCTCAAGCTCAAGGATATCCAGATTTGTGCGAAGCCCATGAAAAAGCATAGAATTCATGGCAGAAacaaagttggagttttgtagcactgtgttattgaaaataatgacaataaaataaatgattcgtttgtttgagaaaccccataaacgcCATTTTTATTCCAAATTGACTTCTTGGCAGTTTATGAGCCCTTCAGGGTACCTCATTGTCtatcaaaatatcagaaaagTTAGTTCTACGAACCCCCTTTAATTGGGGTTTCAAATAGTCGTTTGTTCGAGAAAACCTCCAAGTGCATAAACTTCACAGCGGTATATTTTAAGCTTAAACTGTTATATTGATAAAAAActgaggaaatttttttttttcatttttttattaaagagattttcagccaaaggctggtttaTCTCTAAGAGGTAATATGTCTTGGGTGTAATAATCGGACCTGATGCTAACAAATAGGAGGATCAGTACTTGATTAAGGTTTCTATACCAAATAACAAAGCTAAATTATAAAGCtggcacaatgagaatggtttgttACTCCCAAGcctcattcagtgtgttctttgtgtaatttcgctggttcaggtcaatcacggagagcaactacggagTATAGAGACTACCCAATCTCAAGCTCAAGCTGAAATACCACGGCTTGATAATGATTTGAGAGACGAGTTCCTGAAGGTacccaaaaactaaaaaactaaaaaaatcattgatgaCAAAAAGTCCTCCTTATTCTAGATATCCATCTAGGACAAGGAGTACTGGGTTTTagtctaaaaatttaaattgaatgaagggaaagacggggtaagaccgcctCCTAAGAAAACCTAAAAATGTGTAACTGTTCATTGTATAACttttttgactttttttcatcaatttttgaagtgataaaaattactttttattttGCCGGCGGGGTAAGAAGTACCATCTCGGGGTAAAACGGACTATGATGGGGTAAGACGGAGCGATgctattttcaaacttttttttcacaacagtttattttattaggctcatttagcaattcagctgtaacagagccgaattcattcgtgtacatttttcatcttaagataactttcgttgtatattacactattACCatttttgaggcgtaagagtatcgctatctatcgataaacatttgttttatctataacacagtagccgtttaggcgcaagagaattcctattctatcgatgcacaacacatgtcgccttttttcggcgtaagaatattgctattgttcgaacgTTCACAGTTGAGCTGTTCACAGccggactgttgatatgaggcttcctttgttgcgttattaatagtgccaattaccgatgcagcagaccgaaagtgtgagcggtaagggactaaTTTggtctagtaaaaataacaggaacagtgttgtctaaggtactaaatgttcagggttgttcataaactacacacaaacttctgaaaGGCCATCCATATCACACGTGCtgagttttgaaaatattcgtgaaaaaatgACCAAATTTTCGGAATCTATAAGAAGGTTATCTACGTGAGTCTCAAATCtctcaaaatctgttcacgtgaaGTCTGAATGTCACCAAAGTAGGTATTTATAGCTCCGATTCGATATGTTGTTTCGTTCTGGTAACTCGAATGCCAGTTCCTTGACATCTCGCATTGTGATGGCGTAGAATCAATTCTCCAGATGCAGCAAATGCTCCACCAGTTCTTGTTCCTGAGTAGTGGTAAAAACTGGGTCAATGGATCCGAGCTTCATCGTCGGTGGTTTATTTCCTTTGATTTGTTGGTGGTTCTAGGAATTCCAAAACTGACTGATGCTGTCCTGATGGACATGCCTTTATCCACTGCCGCTTTAGTCATATTCAGCTTATCCAACGTTCATTGCATCCGCGACGACTTCCTTATGTAATTTCGAGGCATTTGTGTGTGAAGAGACGAGCAAAAAgatggtattttatttgatatgaaaatcattcagtATCACAACGTGTGGCGCTTTTACCTAGTCGAAAATGATCCGTCTTCCCCCCAGAGcaccttttgcattattttgcactttacaagcattttatattttccgcagatcttccgttgatttcgatctttctataagggacgaaactcgagacatttcagatcaccttcgatcatcgttaatctttatacagtaatttacatctaattcgacattaagATAATTGAACAGGTCtggatgcaacacgtttaattggacatttttgtaaacattgagtttggGGCTCAaactatgaccccacattgaaagtcaccACCAttcgtgaatgtccaattactggtcaaaatcgactccaatgtgatactgagtggtgcctcagcatatcgcattataagtaacttactgtatataaaaatggagtgatgtctgtctgtctgattcttatggacttggaaactactgaaccgatcggcgtgaaaatttgtatataGGGGTtattgggaccggggaaggttttaatgatagtttgagacccctcctccaactctaagagggggctcccatacaaatgaaacacaaatttctgcataaaatgcgattcacatacaccatccacgtcacgttcacgttccgtcccgtcacgttgcgtcaattattcttccaagcagttcttatgcaaacattcacatacaccggcaacggcaacttcgacttgctTCGAATTGCTTCGAACGTGACGTGACCGatcgtgaacgtgacgtggatgttgtatgtgaatcgagCTTAACTCAAGtgttccgtctgctgggaactAGGGGTGGACTGTATTTAGGTTGGTTGTTCCCCTTGTGGCTCCGCTCCGTTCTGTAAAAGCCTAACAAACTCTTTTGGATTGGCTTTAGGGAAACTTTTCTTGGGATGCGGGTTGGAGTTGTGAAAACATGGTGTTCAAAACTGTTTACACTTTATTCATGTGTTCTTGAATCATTCACTAACTATGCATTTGTTCTTGGATCATTCACTAAATATGCTGCGTCATTTAGATTTGCTATTCTGCTCCCCTgctgaatggaaccaaatttggcatgtggaggtttaagggagcaataaattattctatggtgGCTCGAAACCCCTTCCCCTCTCAAAGAGGGAGGGGGGAGCTGGGGAGctggctgctatacaaatgaaacacatattctgcataactcgagaactatcaagcaaaggggtaagggtaaaactcgaggaagggagAAACATGTCATTTGCAATCTTCAACGAGAATtgagtctgaaaataatttgatattataatgacgagttctgatagaagtactaggaaatttatagtaaaaggaatttGTGAAGGGTCcaaattaatcaatgaacagttctgcgattgaacccatggacgttcgcttagtaagaaaacgtgaatgtttgaaaatatttataacaaaaaaccattttgggcgagacgaagtttgcagggtcagctGGTCCCTAATATTTCcgcttcaaaatataaccaCATCAACTCTTCAAGTATGTTTTTCACTGATGTTTCAAGAATCaacggatccactggttttggtatcTTAAATGAACATCACACTAGCTTCCATAAAGTTGAagacccttgttcagtgtatgttgccgaacTGGATGCAATATATCACAGTTTTTGTaagacaaatagcgtatcgggaattcttctccattttccgacagcagtcactcaccTGTTGGCCAATGAACACCCAATGAACCAATGAACAGAGATAAGCTTGGAagatggctatactctattatccccaaagtttcaacgaaggcctggtttaaagggttagatcttgacagaaattttattagaactatgtccagattgatgtccaatcattccgcgctaagtgcgcatctcttccgcataggtcttgctactaacaatttttgtaattgtggtcaaggatagcatgacatcgagcacgttgtttgatcatgcaatgaattttgcaatgaaagaatctaactggttgccgatttaaAGGCTCAAGGAGTACACTCACGCGTGCCTGTTCGCGATATCTTAGCTACTCGCGACTCTAactttatgttccccatataggTCTTCCTAAAAAGCGCTAATATTATTATTTAGGTCGCATCTCCTGCTCCCACTtgtccattctcccttcctttcctattacatAAGCAAaacttagtacccgttgagataagatcattacaggagctattaacatagcaaagagacactcactaccaaaggataccgttgctacatcaactggcgatgtagttgttacgacacaccacaggcactgttccagacaaggataataccgacaaggcaacgaaggaataaattatatttttttatattgttctgtagttttagctaattagacttaagttaatgaTTATGTAGTTATGATATATTCATATCGTTTTAAAATGTACTGCTTGATGATGACTCTTTAttcacttgagcctaattaaataaaggaaaaaagcgttttatattatattttacataccttttcaCGCAGGCAGAACCGGAACAAATGCGCTCAATTATGCTATTAATGCTCCTTGCGTAGCATATTTGCCAAAATACTGAGGATTTCTTATAACATTAGAAGTGGTCCGTCTTACCCGTCGGGCGGCCTTACCCCGACTTTCCCTACGTAGAATAAACCTAATTATTAAAGTCACGCagtgactattttctgttctatAGCTTGATGAATGGTGTCTTTTATTTGATGGGGCTCTATCTAAATACaaattgtattcattgtattgcCCTAATCATGTTTACTGACAACGATTCGATTTGCATTCTCGCCTGTACATGTCAGGATTTGTGAAACGATCTATtcttggaaaaacaaaaatagtGAAGTGCAGAATATACTACCAAGAATGAATCATTACTAATTCTCTAGCACAGACTCACACCCTTAGAAGCGATGGGATGTTCACAACTCCATAGTTAAATAATCTAGTGGTAGTTTTATTTTGAACTAAATCCTGAAGCTATATGAAAATAGAATCCAACACTGGGGACTGACGGGAAAATATCTTCCCACTTGGATGCTATAAAAGGAATAGTGTTCTGGTTGAGCGATAAGTACTCGGTTCTAGTGCAAAAAGCTCTAGCGGAAGTTTTCTCATTATTGTTCGAAGGCGGAACGAATTTTTCAAAGGATGCAAATCTACGTTAAAACGTTGACGGGGAAAACGATCGTTATGAGCGTTGAAGAAAACGAAACTGTTGATGCCCTTAAGAAGAAAGTACAAGAACGCGAGGACGTTCCGCCCAACAATCAGCGGTTAATTTTCGCGGGAAAGCAACTAGAAGACGGTCGAACGCTTGCGGATTACAGCGTTATCAAAGGATCTACTATACATCTTGTGTTACGTTTGAGAGGTGGAGTGAATTAAACCGAAGGTTACCGTTTTCCCAAAACTTCGAATACTGCCATATTGAAATTGCAGTCTAATTGTGTTTGCAGTCATCAGGGATAGTTAAGTTATTGTGAACAAtatttttctctcaataaagAACAAATGCTGCCAATGATGATGGTTCAATAgttatttaattttaataagtTTCATTTTCCAATCATTTTCAACTGCTACTAAATAACACCGGACTAATTAGtttcaaacaaatttggtatttttcgTTTATAACACTATCACGCTTTTTTCCAATTGTATTATAATGTGATTTAGTATTCTGGCCTTGTGTAAGGATCACATGAAATTATTATTCAGTGATGTTTCGATAGTGTAATATTGTAGGGAAAAGAACTTTCTCTAATTGTCACTACTgctggatatttttttaaaatccccTACATTAAAATGTCTTGCGTTAAAATTTTCTATCAAAATTCTCCATCGCCAATAGCAAGCTATCTTGTTTGGATCATTAGCGCTCTTGCAAGGTACAATACGTTTACGTTTATCATTCTGTTCCTTATCTCCGATCAAAAGGTAGAGGTTTCAATTGACATGATGCATTATTGCACTAAATGCCTATATCGAGCGATATCTCGGATAGAAACAAATACATATTTGTTTCTTTCGAGCTTCCTGTAATTGTGTTCTGTATCTAACCGAATTTAAAGAAGATTCATCCAATTATAATCTTCTTCCAACTGTTCATAGTGTGTATTGATACGAgctgaaaaacattgaaaacaaagatcgaaataaataattttcatcCGAAATATCTTCAAAAAGTGATAAATACTTGGCTTGTCAAGTATGGATGTAAAATTTTAACACAAATGCCTTTGGCTTGGAAGCCATTACTGTGTACATTCTAAATGAGAAGTAAAACTCTGAGATTCTTGTTGCACCAATACCATTTCTGTACGCATTCTATCCGGTGTGTCCCAGCAGCTTTTCATACAGGTCCATATTAGGATGGTTCCGAAATCGATTGGAACTCGATCCCCAGTGGCCTCCAAACGTAATTTGTCGATTAAAGTTGGTAAGATTTGTACTTCGCAAATCAATTCACTACCACAATGTTGGCATCTTGGTGAAAGCACCTCCTTTAGGGGAGCGATCAGAACCGGCTGAGCATTGCGAGAATACCGTAAAATTTGTCCAGGATTTTTCTGCAGTTTGGTCAGGAAACTGTGGAACATCGTGTCTCCGTGAATAATAGCATCTTTCTCGTACAGTTCTTGTTCTCCGATTGCGGGTTGTCCACCACTGGCAATGCCCTGACCCACTGGACTATCTGGACTAGTTTTCACTGAAAATATAGAGAATTATCGTTGAACAGGTTTTCTAAAATGTAGATTCGACATACCCTCTTCTTTTTTTTGATACTCTTGTAGTAACTCTCGCACATGGTCGGAAATATTCGGTGAAGAAGAACGTTCTTCGTCAACGCTAATGTATGAACTACTTAAGGTCAAATTGATCACATCCCGCGGAATAATCTGTGGTTGTTTTAACAGTGCTATCAAGTCTCTTTTTGGAGAAACAGGCGTCTCCACTAATATTACGCCTTCTTCCATTCCTTCGATTTCAGCTGTCGCTTTGCAGGCATAAGGATTATCTACTATGATATCCTGGGCGGCAGCTCCATTAGCATTCTTTTCATCGACACGAAGTTTTCCAAACCCTGGCACCGGATCGTTCTCTAACGAGTTACTTTCATCGTCTTCGTCGGAAATTCGGCTGGGTTCGTACCGAATGATATTTCCGTTTTCTTCATTCGCTAGATCCGGTATATTTTCGGTGTCGACTCGCATATAAGTGATGGCAGCACTAGCACCGTCATCATCCCAATCGTCTGCTCCGCTACACCAGGAGATGTTACTGGCAGTGTTTTTTACAACCTGATTCGATGCTTTCAGTCCAGCCTCGCTATCCACTGGGCTCTTCTCCAACGCTTGAGCTCGCACGCAAATCCAGCTCTGCGATTGTGTAGAACAGGGAGCGTTCAGACATGCAAAGATGTATAACGTTCTATGAAATTGGGAATTTTCTAATGGTGCATATATCTGCATTATCAGTGAACGATTTTGCCCACACAGTGGGCACGGAGCTATAGCAATTTCTGAGGAGGGCCAGTTCTGCAAACGAAACGCAAACGAAGAGTTTTAATAATCGCTCTTCCAAAATCTTACTATAATTCACACATGATATACGCACCGGAACTCCACCGATTTTGTTCACTGTATGATTGAGGTACGGCTTATCCTTTTCGGTGATTGGTTCATCCTCATATCCTAGTAAAACCACACATTTATTCTTCGCCATCTGTTCCGACTAGCAAGGGTAATATTTGTTTTGCAATTACGGTAGAATTGATTTTTCACCAGCGCTGTGTGCCACAAGTCTAGTATCTTCCTTGTTTCCTACTATCGCACGTAGATCAAGGTATCTTGGTATGCTGTTGAAGTTCACACATTAGTATTGGAAGATAAGTAGAAATATTGTCCGTGCCATACAGGGCTCAGGCAACCCCATCCcgcccaaggcgcctagaagtatatcctaaggtgggccaacttgctaaaaccactcttcagccatattggaaatgtactgtgttttgtttgtaaacaaaagacaatacgctagtgccgaagcccgctcgtgatcagtctgtcttttTCACGCTAtaggcaaataattccccttctgctttcttccgtactgttttcatataccgctcccctaaccaacttagtgacgaaacggcctcaccttaggatatacttctaagcGCCTTGGAACCCGACATTAGGAATTGTCAAAATTTACGAAACCAGTGAGAGAGATATGGGTGGTGAAGATGATGTTGAGTGATTTGCTGCCTACATATCGCTGTTGTTTCACgctacagtaatttacatttgaagCGACATGCCGAGGTACCACTCAGCGTCGTATTGgaggcgattgtgacctgtaattggacaatgACGATGAGTGCGG from Toxorhynchites rutilus septentrionalis strain SRP chromosome 3, ASM2978413v1, whole genome shotgun sequence encodes:
- the LOC129779130 gene encoding programmed cell death protein 2-like isoform X2 codes for the protein MAKNKCVVLLGYEDEPITEKDKPYLNHTVNKIGGVPNWPSSEIAIAPCPLCGQNRSLIMQIYAPLENSQFHRTLYIFACLNAPCSTQSQSWICVRAQALEKSPVDSEAGLKASNQVVKNTASNISWCSGADDWDDDGASAAITYMRVDTENIPDLANEENGNIIRYEPSRISDEDDESNSLENDPVPGFGKLRVDEKNANGAAAQDIIVDNPYACKATAEIEGMEEGVILVETPVSPKRDLIALLKQPQIIPRDVINLTLSSSYISVDEERSSSPNISDHVRELLQEYQKKEEVKTSPDSPVGQGIASGGQPAIGEQELYEKDAIIHGDTMFHSFLTKLQKNPGQILRYSRNAQPVLIAPLKEVLSPRCQHCGSELICEVQILPTLIDKLRLEATGDRVPIDFGTILIWTCMKSCWDTPDRMRTEMLVSIHTMNSWKKIIIG
- the LOC129779130 gene encoding programmed cell death protein 2-like isoform X1 produces the protein MAKNKCVVLLGYEDEPITEKDKPYLNHTVNKIGGVPNWPSSEIAIAPCPLCGQNRSLIMQIYAPLENSQFHRTLYIFACLNAPCSTQSQSWICVRAQALEKSPVDSEAGLKASNQVVKNTASNISWCSGADDWDDDGASAAITYMRVDTENIPDLANEENGNIIRYEPSRISDEDDESNSLENDPVPGFGKLRVDEKNANGAAAQDIIVDNPYACKATAEIEGMEEGVILVETPVSPKRDLIALLKQPQIIPRDVINLTLSSSYISVDEERSSSPNISDHVRELLQEYQKKEEVKTSPDSPVGQGIASGGQPAIGEQELYEKDAIIHGDTMFHSFLTKLQKNPGQILRYSRNAQPVLIAPLKEVLSPRCQHCGSELICEVQILPTLIDKLRLEATGDRVPIDFGTILIWTCMKSCWDTPDRMRTEMVLVQQESQSFTSHLECTQ